A window of Coregonus clupeaformis isolate EN_2021a chromosome 28, ASM2061545v1, whole genome shotgun sequence contains these coding sequences:
- the LOC123482133 gene encoding CD83 antigen-like, whose amino-acid sequence MFSLLVCVIAASLQCGLTQEMPTQEVKSVCGEDSILKCKAICKPGVQYRAVRWYKLGEEPSKKESGLLMKRLSHNGTTQWYAGLEREVKLLADDSFDIFLPNVTAVDSGRYKCLLAAPVGEQNQEGQVHLRVTGCLESTDQSEERDTILVLSIVGLVAALLIFTISYVILRNMLLQRSKKYPQEPLLDAPLEKKDLMLIYTLGPNWSGQGSIKHVCV is encoded by the exons ATGTTTTCTCTACTCGTCTGCGTTATAG CTGCCTCCTTGCAATGTGGGCTCACACAGGAAATGCCTACCCAAGAGGTGAAGTCCGTTTGTGGAGAGGACTCAATTCTGAAATGTAAAGCAATATGTAAGCCTGGGGTCCAGTACCGGGCAGTGAGGTGGTACAAG CTCGGTGAGGAGCCCTCTAAAAAGGAGTCTGGTCTATTGATGAAGAGGCTATCACATAACGGCACCACCCAATGGTACGCCGGTCTGGAGCGTGAAGTGAAACTTTTGGCTGATGATTCTTTCGATATCTTCCTGCCCAATGTAACGGCTGTTGATAGCGGGAGGTATAAGTGTCTCCTGGCAGCACCTGTAGGAGAGCAGAACCAGGAGGGGCAGGTTCACCTCAGAGTGACAG GTTGCCTTGAGTCCACAGACCAATCAGAAGAAAGGGACACCATCCTAGTTCTTTCCATTGTGGGGCTTGTGGCAGCATTGCTGATATTCACCATCAGCTAT GTCATCTTAAGGAATATGTTATTGCAAAGGAGTAAGAAGTATCCACAAGAACCACTTCTAGATGCACCCCTTGAGAAGAAGGATTTAATGTTGATCTACACTCTGGGGCCAAACTGGTCAGGACAGGGTTCCATAAaacatgtctgtgtgtga